One stretch of Danio rerio strain Tuebingen ecotype United States chromosome 6, GRCz12tu, whole genome shotgun sequence DNA includes these proteins:
- the LOC141386186 gene encoding uncharacterized protein codes for MSIEEVVRHLAEISRRQQVITEQLTARQDRMEQQLRQAAGSSQFSEVSAHRFITKLSDLDDIDAYLHTFEVIAERERWPKESWARMLAPFLTGEAQRAYFALETPKNDDYKALKKEILARMGLSNISAAQQFSQWSYDDKKLVRTQAANLSRLGRLWLLGGDPTAVQVAEKVVIEKIMRALPKRLRTLTSMRNPDSLAALVEAVELAEAHVARETGERAALPPRRVNAPWRPVEGTTRPGSRPAVPSPVDEPMPTEPTSHSTPAWMAGCVVHRNVPPEAPTRKVCIDGKTQTATLDTGSAITLVHPKTLKYHQEGKSRIPITCVHGDTRHVPSQKVTIATKSGSWRIEVGVVPDLPVPLLLGRDWPGFDDLLTHHQARSARAKKNSKGRAQRDRQTALMATESDRGGESSSANLYYDLFQQITAGGDFGRA; via the coding sequence ATGTCGATCGAAGAGGTAGTACGCCATCTAGCGGAAATCTCAAGAAGACAACAAGTGATAACTGAACAACTCACCGCCAGACAAGACCGTatggaacaacagctccgccaAGCGGCCGGTTCCAGCCAGTTCTCTGAGGTGAGCGCCCATAGATTTATCAcaaaactcagcgacctggatgatattgatGCTTACCTGCACACCTTTGAGGTAATTGCGGAAAGAGAGAGATGGCCGAAGGAAAGTTGGGCGAGGATGCTAGCACCATTCCTGACTGGAGAAGCTCAAAGAGCTTATTTCGCATTAGAGACACCGAAAAACGACGACTATAAAGCATTGAAAAAGGAGATACTCGCCAGAATGGGACTCTCCAACATAAGCGCAGCACAACAATTTTCTCAGTGGTCATATGATGACAAAAAGCTGGTTCGGACTCaagcagccaacttatccagattgGGAAGATTATGGTTGCTGGGAGGAGATCCAACCgcagtccaggtcgctgagaaagtTGTCATTGAAAAAATTATGAGGGCGCTACCCAAACGGCTTCGCACTCTTACCAGCATGAGGAACCCCGACTCGCTGGCCGCTTTGGTGGAGGCGGTGGAGCTGGCGGAAGCTCACGTGGCCCGGGAGactggggagagagcggctctgccaccccggagggtaaatgcgccatggcgaccggtggagggcacaacaagaccaggcagcagaccggcggtccccagcccagtcgacgagccgatgcccacagaGCCAACATCtcactcgaccccggcctggatggcagggtgcgtggtacatcgcaacgtccctcccgaagctcccacccggAAAGTATGCATAGACGGGAAAACACAGACGGCCACATTGGATACAGGAAGTGCAATAACCCTGGTTCatccaaaaacattaaaatatcatcAGGAAGGAAAAAGCCGAATCCCGATTACATGCGTACACGGGGATACCCGCCACGTACCATCCCAAAAAGTCACCATAGCGACGAAGTCGGGAAGCTGGCGCATCGAAGTAGGAGTGGTTCCAGATCTTCCAGTACCCCTTCTTCTGGgtagagactggccggggttcgatgaTCTCCTCACCCATCATCAGGCTCGATCGGCTCGGGCAAAGAAGAACAGCAAGGGACGGGCTCAACGGGACCGCCAAACAGCACTGAtggccaccgagagcgacagagggggtgagtcatcatcgGCTAACCTGTACTATGATCTTTTCCAACAGATTACCGCAGGTGGCGATTTCGGAAGAGCATAG